In Vanessa atalanta chromosome 3, ilVanAtal1.2, whole genome shotgun sequence, one genomic interval encodes:
- the LOC125077217 gene encoding probable phosphorylase b kinase regulatory subunit beta isoform X4 codes for MIRQGSIDDINAQQFLKISNYEDTVRQLDIYYAIVKRQLLRFQSPITGLFPVLSSDLHIGSVRDSIYCAAAVWGLHQAYRRIDDDRGKSHELGQSTVKCMRGILECWIKQSARVEAFKTRQSAAHALHVKFHLTTGEPVLSDDQYHHLQIDVISLYLLFLVQMITSGLQIIYTQDEVAFVQNLVYYVERAYRTPDYGMWERGTKYNDGKPEIHASSIGMAKAALEAINGCNLFGDKGASWSVVYVDIDAHNRNRSIFETMLPRESSSKGVDAALLPTISFPAFATHEELLLQLTKNNILNRLQGKYGFKRFSRDGCKCVLEDPNRRYYNEGELKEFEGVESEWPLFYVMMIIDGVFRTLPDQVEEYQKLLKSRIYMDEYGDPVIPWYYYVPKEGIENERSEPYSVRRLPANQPGDEENKDTGGLFLWAQSLFVIAQLLTGGLLHVNELDPIRRYLPSYNRPRRAGRYSAFQAKPAFGIATDLVVQVVLIAESMRLQAMLGTYGIQTQTPHEVEPVQICSSTQLVHVYRELGVCGKLKLTGRPIRPVGSLGTSKIYRVCGMTVLCYPLIFEVSEFYLYRDMALLIDDIKTELQFVGKYWRLSGRPTVCLLVREEHMRDPHFKQMLDLFAMLKKGHCDGVKVRLGRLQNLISSSCIEHLDFMSQGEFPSEMFTQFKQLQHDYIGYQSLTDVPRTLTYREQNLDLQAYSQRSTPDVLDALRTTDNIFAQSQLWGILLEREGPMYEVNGTSTLEALKALYGSAGVLRHWRAVRYCSSLLSHTVDSISPFITTVLVSGKQLTVGVIGRKETVFDKPMTPGEIQSVMYSTIQPYDIIGAVLQQEIVLYCGRLIGTNPDMFRGILKIRVGWVLEAIRIYLDLFPEEKRADATLESLSPFKLRTLLQKVLTVSDWAEEKGLTPLQRRRLEGCLCRVPKHFYVQVWDILLRTPNGIVVEGHAIPAQPTLVNMSRSELSFALLVEEALVRVPSAERRQLCVELLCVLATILRRNPELYLQQALHLDRLLDDADTTYAKDSGLARGSLSAAAPGVSLGYLARAVVNSVLQAAAAPASAAPHDHDSCLVA; via the exons ATGATCCGCCAAGGGAGCATTGATGATATAAATGCACAGCAATTTCTAAAGATTTCCAACTATGAAGATACAGTTAGGCAACTTGATATATACTATGCCATAG tTAAGAGACAGTTATTGAGATTTCAGAGCCCTATAACTGGGCTGTTCCCAGTGTTATCTTCAGATCTACATATCGGAAGTGTAAGGGACAGTATATATTGTGCTGCTGCAGTATGGGGATTGCATCAAGCTTATAG GCGGATTGATGACGACAGAGGAAAGTCCCATGAATTAGGACAGAGCACAGTAAAATGCATGCGTGGCATACTTGAATGTTGGATCAAACAATCAGCACGAGTGGAGGCCTTTAAGACCAGACAGAGTGCAGCACATGCCCTCCATGTTAAGTTTCATCTTACTACTGGAGAACCTGTACTAAGTGATGATCAATATCATCACCTTCAGATTGATGTGATATCTCTCTATCTGCTTTTTCTTGTTCAAATGATTACATCCGGCCTTCAAATTATTTACACACAG GATGAAGTGgcttttgtacaaaatttaGTATACTATGTGGAACGCGCATATCGCACACCCGATTATGGCATGTGGGAGAGAGGAACTAAATACAATGATGGAAAACCAGAGATTCATGCCTCATCtattg GCATGGCTAAGGCGGCCCTGGAGGCCATCAATGGCTGCAACCTGTTTGGCGACAAGGGCGCGTCGTGGAGCGTGGTGTACGTGGACATCGACGCGCACAACCGCAACCGGAGCATCTTCGAGACCATGCTACCGAGGGAGTCCAGTTCCAAG gggGTCGATGCGGCACTTCTACCAACGATATCTTTTCCCGCATTCGCCACACACGAGGAATTGTTGCTGCAGTTgactaaaaataacatattaaatcgTTTGCAAGGAAAATATGGATTTAAAAGATTTAGCCGAGATGGCTGCAAGTGTGTCCTAGAAGATCCAAATAGGAGATACTATAATGAAGGCGAGTTAAAGGAGTTCGAAGGCGTCGAATCAGAATGGCCCCTATTCTACGTGATGATGATTATCGATGGTGTTTTTCGAACATTACCCGATCAGGTCGAAGAGTACCAGAAACTGTTGAAGTCTCGGATATATATGGATGAGTACGGAG ACCCTGTTATTCCATGGTACTACTACGTTCCGAAGGAGGGAATTGAGAATGAACGCAGTGAACCATACTCCGTACGACGGCTGCCTGCCA aCCAACCGGGTGACGAAGAGAACAAAG ACACAGGTGGGTTATTCCTCTGGGCGCAGTCGCTATTCGTCATAGCTCAGCTGCTGACTGGAGGCTTGCTGCATGTCAACGAGCTGGACCCCATTAGGCGGTACTTGCCCTCGTATAACCGCCCGAGACGCGCCGGACGATATTCAGCTTTCCAG GCAAAACCGGCATTT GGTATAGCTACGGACCTGGTGGTCCAAGTCGTTCTGATCGCAGAATCGATGCGTCTCCAAGCTATGTTGGGAACGTACGGAATCCAAACGCAGACACCACATGAAGTTGAACCTGTCCAG ATATGCAGTTCTACACAGCTCGTGCATGTGTATAGAGAGCTGGGAGTGTGTGGGAAACTGAAGCTGACGGGTAGACCGATTCGACCAGTTGGCTCGCTCGGCACAAGTAAG ATTTACAGGGTGTGCGGCATGACAGTGCTGTGCTATCCGCTAATATTTGAGGTGTCTGAGTTCTACTTGTATAGGGATATGGCTTTGCTTATAGATGATATAAAGACTGAACTGCAGTTTGTTGGCAA ATATTGGCGTCTGTCAGGGCGTCCCACGGTTTGCCTGCTGGTCCGCGAGGAACACATGAGAGACCCACACTTCAAGCAAATGCTAGACCTTTTCGCGATGCTTAAAAAAGGTCACTGTGACGGAGTCAAAGTCCGCCTCGGAAGGCTTCAGAATCTCATTTCAAGTTCTTGTATTG AACATTTGGATTTCATGAGCCAGGGCGAGTTTCCGTCGGAGATGTTCACGCAGTTCAAGCAGCTGCAACACGACTACATCGGCTACCAGTCGCTCACTGACGTGCCGCGCACGCTCACCTACCGGGAACAGAACCTCGACCTGCAGGCCTACAGCCAGCGCTCCACGCCCGACGTGCTGGACGCGCTGCGCACCACCGACAACATCTTCGCGCAGAGCCAGCTCTGGGGCATACTGCTGGAGCGGGAGGGGCCCATGTACGAG GTGAATGGCACGAGCACGCTGGAGGCGCTGAAGGCGCTGTACGGCAGCGCTGGCGTGCTGCGCCACTGGCGCGCCGTGCGCTACTGCTCGTCGCTGCTGAGCCACACCGTTGACTCCATCAGCCCCTTCATCACCACCGTGCTCGTCAGCGGGAAGCAG TTAACCGTCGGCGTGATCGGGCGCAAAGAGACTGTGTTCGACAAGCCTATGACGCCCGGCGAGATCCAGTCAGTTATGTATTCCACGATACAGCCGTATGACATCATTGGTGCTGTACTGCAGCAg GAAATAGTTCTCTATTGCGGTCGCCTGATCGGTACCAACCCAGATATGTTCCGCGGAATCCTCAAGATCCGCGTGGGCTGGGTGCTGGAGGCGATACGTATTTATTTGGACTTGTTCCCGGAGGAGAAGCGGGCGGACGCCACGCTCGAGAGCCTCTCGCCGTTTAAGCTACGGACATTGCTACAAAAGGTGCTCACCGTGTCCGACTGGGCCGAAGAAAAAGG ATTGACGCCCTTGCAACGAAGAAGATTAGAAGGCTGCCTGTGTCGCGTTCCAAAACATTTTTACGTTCAAGTATGGGATATCCTACTGCGAACGCCCAACGGAATCGTAGTCGAG GGGCACGCGATCCCGGCGCAGCCCACGCTGGTGAACATGTCGCGCTCGGAGCTGTCGTTCGCGCTGCTGGTGGAGGAGGCGCTGGTGCGCGTGCCGTCGGCCGAGCGGCGCCAGCTGTGCGTGGAGCTGCTGTGTGTGCTGGCCACCATCCTGCGGCGCAACCCCGAGCTGTACCTGCAGCAAGCGCTGCACCTCGATCGACTGCTGGACGACGCAGACACCACCTACGCGAAG GACAGCGGGCTGGCGCGCGGCTCGCTGAGCGCGGCGGCGCCGGGCGTGTCGCTCGGCTACCTGGCGCGCGCCGTCGTCAACTCCGTGCTGCaggccgccgccgcgcccgcctccGCCGCCCCGCACGACCACGACTCCTGCCTCGTCGCCTAG